A window of the Tessaracoccus sp. MC1865 genome harbors these coding sequences:
- a CDS encoding DUF3040 domain-containing protein, which translates to MALSEQEQRLLEQLEASLKAEDPKLADALSGTTQIKLHRRRAAIAGLVFIVGVVVLLVGVQVHPAVSIGGFLLMLGGALVGISSWRRVSDDAQPSRPRSGGPRTSPGAGSSQDFMDKLEERWRRRQQGDL; encoded by the coding sequence ATGGCGCTGTCTGAACAGGAACAGAGGCTGCTAGAACAGCTTGAGGCGTCGTTGAAGGCTGAGGACCCGAAGCTTGCCGACGCACTCAGCGGCACCACGCAGATCAAGTTGCACCGTCGTCGCGCCGCCATCGCAGGGCTCGTGTTCATCGTGGGCGTCGTGGTGCTTCTCGTGGGTGTGCAGGTCCATCCGGCCGTCAGTATCGGCGGCTTCCTGTTGATGCTCGGCGGCGCTCTCGTGGGAATCAGTTCCTGGCGTCGCGTGTCTGACGACGCGCAGCCCAGTCGGCCCCGTTCAGGCGGCCCCCGCACCTCCCCCGGTGCGGGATCCAGCCAGGACTTCATGGACAAGCTCGAGGAGCGCTGGCGTCGACGTCAACAGGGCGACCTCTGA
- a CDS encoding CueP family metal-binding protein, with protein MKKTLIALATVALLPVVAACSGAPEPVGTTATSASAESDFLAQHNLDGRSVREIVASLDATNDDREAGPYGSVRPGELVLSDDTGAEVTLPVDEGFYLSVAPYLTQTHECYNHNLASCQGELAGEEIEVSIVTAEGEQLVDETVTTYDNGFVGFWLPAGIQATITVGQDGKSATQEISTGIEDPTCITTMQLV; from the coding sequence GTGAAGAAGACCCTGATCGCCCTGGCCACAGTCGCACTGCTGCCCGTCGTCGCGGCCTGCTCCGGCGCCCCGGAACCTGTAGGCACCACCGCGACGTCGGCGTCCGCCGAGTCGGACTTCCTTGCGCAGCACAACCTCGACGGCAGGTCGGTACGCGAGATCGTCGCCAGCCTCGACGCCACCAACGATGACCGGGAGGCCGGCCCCTACGGCTCCGTCCGCCCGGGAGAGCTCGTTCTGAGTGACGACACCGGCGCTGAGGTCACGCTGCCCGTCGACGAGGGCTTTTATCTCTCCGTGGCGCCCTACCTGACGCAGACCCACGAGTGCTACAACCACAACCTGGCCTCGTGCCAGGGTGAGCTGGCCGGTGAGGAGATCGAGGTCTCCATCGTCACGGCAGAGGGTGAGCAACTCGTCGATGAGACGGTCACCACCTACGACAACGGGTTCGTCGGTTTCTGGCTACCCGCGGGTATCCAGGCCACCATCACGGTGGGCCAGGACGGGAAGTCCGCCACGCAGGAGATCTCCACCGGCATCGAAGACCCCACCTGCATCACCACGATGCAGCTGGTCTGA
- the dinB gene encoding DNA polymerase IV produces the protein MPTARSQASTGGLPQVVVHVDMDAFYASVEMARHPELRDVPMFVGGSTRGVVLSANYPARRYGITAGMPSSRARRLCPQVAVVHPDHDHYGAVSTGIGEIFDTFTDKVEMASIDEAFMDLTTAMRRLGEDPVAVGEQLRAQVMDEQGVACSVGIGPNKFIAKLASKQAKPDGLRLVQAQDVIAFLHPLPVDAIWGVGEVTAGKLRKLGLETVRDLANTPRATLQRAMGDNLGAMLFDLSWGRDERSVLARQPAEHSVGSQETFARDTDDAAIVATEILRMAERTAARMRAQEMVSRTVTLSVRFADFTTITRTGTLKAFTDRTNDVYAEAMRLYGKLNLQRARIRRVGVRMEKLVPKATTYEQPALDEPAHGWSEAEQAVDRAVLRFGPKAVQRARLTRRPALHAS, from the coding sequence ATGCCTACCGCCCGCAGCCAAGCCTCCACGGGCGGCCTCCCGCAGGTCGTCGTGCACGTGGACATGGACGCGTTCTACGCCTCGGTCGAGATGGCGCGCCACCCCGAGCTGCGCGACGTGCCCATGTTCGTCGGCGGCTCCACCCGGGGCGTGGTGTTGTCGGCCAACTACCCGGCACGCCGCTACGGCATCACCGCCGGCATGCCGTCGAGCAGGGCCCGGCGGCTCTGCCCCCAGGTGGCCGTCGTGCACCCTGACCACGACCACTACGGTGCGGTCTCCACCGGCATCGGGGAGATCTTCGACACGTTCACGGACAAGGTGGAAATGGCCTCCATCGATGAGGCGTTCATGGACCTCACCACCGCCATGCGCCGCCTTGGCGAGGACCCGGTCGCCGTCGGGGAGCAGTTGCGCGCGCAGGTGATGGACGAGCAGGGCGTGGCGTGCTCCGTCGGCATCGGCCCCAACAAGTTCATTGCCAAACTCGCCTCGAAGCAGGCAAAGCCGGACGGTTTGCGCCTGGTTCAGGCCCAGGACGTGATCGCGTTCCTGCACCCGCTGCCCGTCGATGCCATCTGGGGAGTGGGGGAGGTCACTGCCGGCAAACTGCGCAAGCTGGGGCTGGAGACCGTACGGGACCTGGCGAACACGCCCCGGGCCACACTGCAGCGCGCCATGGGCGACAACCTCGGTGCCATGCTGTTCGACCTCTCCTGGGGCCGCGACGAGCGCTCGGTGCTGGCCCGTCAACCGGCGGAGCACAGCGTCGGCTCGCAGGAGACGTTCGCCCGAGACACCGACGACGCCGCCATCGTCGCCACGGAGATCCTGCGGATGGCGGAGCGTACCGCCGCCCGCATGCGGGCGCAGGAGATGGTGAGCCGCACGGTGACGTTGTCGGTCCGGTTCGCAGACTTCACCACCATCACCCGTACCGGCACGCTCAAGGCGTTCACAGACCGCACCAACGACGTCTACGCGGAGGCCATGCGGCTCTACGGCAAACTCAACCTGCAGCGCGCCCGTATCCGGCGGGTGGGCGTGCGGATGGAGAAACTCGTGCCGAAGGCCACCACCTACGAGCAGCCCGCCCTCGACGAGCCGGCGCACGGGTGGAGCGAAGCGGAACAGGCGGTGGACAGGGCGGTGCTGCGCTTCGGCCCGAAGGCGGTGCAGCGGGCCAGACTCACCCGTCGGCCCGCGCTCCACGCCTCGTGA
- a CDS encoding DNA polymerase III subunit alpha, with protein sequence MFPHLRVASGYSFQYGASHPSALVAEAVAHGMDALAITDRGGLYGAVRFAKACLSAGIAPIVGVDLAVRPDGWLARRRPTAVRGGQLRDERLPRAVVLATSRSGWGTLCQLITAAQQAGERADPVVTREIIAQHCAGHDVVVLLGADSQPGELLVAGRPAQAADEVRKWRTELGDGLFLAATNHQTGGRGVASAHQAAGLIRLGDGLGVPVVLTNMVRMARREQAATVDVLDSARRLVPLDVRNIDRRNAEGHLKGTDAMTLAAGEAALLAGRPDASALLAATRGLAERCMLDPIGDIGLGEIRLPEFETLGTTAEEAAGVLRARCEAGLTERYGTLDGQALERLDDELTVIGKLGFESYFLTVADVVGLIRDLGIRCAARGSGAGSLVNYALGVSGVDPIKYGLIMERFLSPLRVALPDIDLDVESARRTEVYDKILATFGEQRVACVAMIETYRVRHAVRDVGAALSLPPAEIDAMAKAFPHIRARDARAALRDLPELRAAGLGEERLDMLFSLVESLDGLPRHIALHPCGVILSDSSLGQRTPLERSFGGYPMSQFDKDDVEDLGLLKLDVLGIRMQSAMAHALTEISRTAGPAPDIDALAPFDDGEVYDMIAHRATLGCFQIESPGQRELVGKFGPETFHDIIVDISLFRPGPVKSDMVTPFLEARQGWTEPEYLHPSLIPALEQTFGVVVFHEQIIQIISIVTGCSLAQGDEVRRALGDREGQVKVKEWFVPKALANGYPEPLCEEIWAILEAFASFGFCKAHAAAFALPTYQSAWLKRHYPAHFLAGILTHDPGMYPKRLLLEEARRMNIAVLGLDVNRSVQDYRAEPLDDVAGTDETVRLPENLAMEHPSAQSLSAHGHPGPDGDGLPRVEGWGIRLSLSDVKGISEEEMRQIVGARPYTSLTDFWSRANVSEPVVERLILAGAFDRLYGIGRRAPVQRRTQVTRRDLLLALADLHRERRADSRVGALQGAFSFGDEEAEPTADVVPTGLAEMDDEQRLKAELEILGLDASHHIMERYLPLLRAIGAASSRTLLQRRNRDEVLVAGVKVATQTPPVRSGRRVIFLTLDDSTGPVDTTFFEDVQGPYAATVFASWILLVRGLIRRTGTRGLSIRATGAWDLSTLDAAWRAALDQGATEAEAVAAVTAILDEVPEGYSLVGEWKPAEKPQAAPEPPLPADGEEPPPDPQNHTRAGGMGRRRVLVHASGFKQSPYSDIKPAGTGAADAPRKLWHSSPGSSGR encoded by the coding sequence ATGTTCCCCCATCTCAGGGTGGCCTCCGGCTACTCCTTCCAGTACGGCGCCTCCCACCCCAGCGCGCTGGTGGCGGAGGCCGTCGCCCACGGCATGGACGCGCTCGCCATCACAGACCGCGGTGGCCTCTACGGGGCCGTCCGCTTCGCCAAGGCGTGCCTGTCCGCGGGCATCGCGCCCATCGTCGGCGTTGATCTCGCGGTGCGACCCGACGGCTGGCTGGCCCGCCGCCGGCCCACTGCGGTACGGGGTGGCCAACTGCGCGACGAGAGACTCCCGCGCGCCGTAGTGCTGGCCACCTCCCGCTCGGGGTGGGGCACGCTGTGTCAGCTCATCACCGCGGCCCAGCAGGCCGGGGAACGGGCAGACCCGGTGGTGACCCGTGAGATCATCGCGCAACACTGCGCCGGCCACGACGTGGTGGTGCTCCTGGGCGCGGATTCGCAACCGGGTGAGCTGCTCGTCGCCGGCCGGCCCGCCCAGGCCGCCGACGAGGTGCGGAAGTGGCGCACGGAGCTGGGGGATGGGCTGTTCCTCGCCGCCACCAACCACCAGACCGGGGGCCGCGGAGTCGCCTCGGCGCACCAGGCCGCCGGCCTCATCAGGCTGGGGGACGGCTTGGGAGTCCCCGTGGTGCTGACCAACATGGTGCGGATGGCCCGGCGGGAGCAGGCCGCCACCGTCGATGTGCTCGACTCCGCACGCCGCCTCGTCCCACTGGACGTGCGCAACATCGACCGCCGCAACGCGGAGGGCCACCTCAAGGGCACCGACGCCATGACGCTGGCCGCAGGGGAGGCCGCGCTGCTGGCCGGGCGCCCTGATGCGTCGGCGTTGTTGGCAGCCACCCGCGGCTTGGCGGAGCGGTGCATGCTGGACCCCATCGGCGACATCGGCCTGGGCGAGATCCGGTTGCCGGAGTTCGAGACCCTCGGCACCACCGCGGAGGAGGCGGCCGGCGTGTTGCGCGCCCGCTGCGAGGCCGGCCTCACCGAGCGCTACGGCACGCTGGACGGGCAGGCCCTGGAACGCCTCGACGACGAACTCACCGTCATCGGCAAGCTGGGGTTCGAGTCGTACTTCCTCACAGTGGCAGACGTGGTGGGCCTCATCCGGGACCTGGGTATCCGCTGCGCCGCGCGCGGGTCCGGAGCGGGGAGCCTCGTCAACTACGCGCTGGGCGTCTCCGGGGTGGACCCCATCAAGTACGGGCTCATCATGGAGAGGTTCCTGTCGCCGCTGCGCGTGGCGCTGCCCGACATCGACCTCGACGTCGAATCGGCGCGCCGCACGGAGGTCTACGACAAGATCCTGGCCACCTTCGGCGAGCAGCGCGTGGCGTGCGTGGCGATGATCGAGACCTACCGCGTGCGCCACGCCGTGCGCGATGTCGGCGCTGCGCTCAGCCTCCCACCGGCGGAGATCGACGCCATGGCGAAGGCCTTCCCGCACATCCGTGCCCGCGACGCCCGCGCGGCGCTGCGCGACCTCCCGGAACTCCGGGCCGCGGGGCTGGGGGAGGAGCGTCTCGACATGCTGTTCTCCCTGGTCGAATCGCTCGACGGGTTGCCCCGGCACATCGCGCTGCACCCCTGCGGCGTGATCCTCAGCGACTCCTCGCTCGGCCAGCGCACCCCGCTGGAGCGCAGCTTCGGTGGCTACCCCATGAGCCAGTTCGACAAGGACGACGTCGAAGACCTCGGCCTGCTCAAACTCGACGTGCTCGGCATCCGCATGCAGTCGGCCATGGCCCACGCGCTCACGGAGATCAGCCGCACCGCCGGCCCGGCGCCGGACATCGACGCGCTCGCCCCGTTCGACGACGGGGAGGTGTACGACATGATCGCCCACCGCGCCACGCTGGGCTGCTTCCAGATCGAATCGCCCGGCCAGCGGGAACTGGTGGGCAAGTTCGGGCCGGAGACGTTCCACGACATCATCGTCGACATCTCCCTGTTCCGGCCCGGCCCCGTGAAGTCGGACATGGTCACCCCGTTCCTCGAGGCCCGGCAGGGCTGGACGGAACCGGAGTACCTCCACCCCAGCCTCATCCCCGCCCTCGAGCAGACCTTCGGGGTGGTGGTCTTCCACGAACAGATCATCCAGATCATCTCCATCGTCACCGGCTGTTCGCTGGCCCAGGGCGACGAGGTGCGCCGCGCGCTGGGAGATCGTGAGGGCCAGGTGAAGGTCAAGGAATGGTTCGTGCCGAAGGCGCTGGCCAACGGCTACCCGGAGCCGCTGTGTGAGGAGATCTGGGCCATCCTCGAGGCGTTCGCCTCGTTCGGGTTCTGCAAGGCGCACGCGGCGGCCTTCGCGCTGCCCACGTACCAGTCGGCATGGTTGAAGCGGCACTATCCCGCGCACTTCCTGGCAGGGATCCTCACGCATGACCCGGGGATGTACCCCAAGCGGTTGCTGCTGGAGGAGGCACGCCGGATGAACATCGCCGTGCTGGGCCTCGACGTCAACCGCAGCGTGCAGGACTACCGGGCGGAACCGCTCGACGACGTGGCCGGAACCGATGAGACGGTGCGGCTCCCGGAGAACCTGGCGATGGAGCATCCCTCAGCACAGTCGCTCAGTGCCCACGGGCACCCCGGTCCAGACGGGGACGGACTGCCCCGCGTGGAGGGCTGGGGAATCAGGCTGTCGCTGTCTGATGTGAAGGGCATCTCGGAGGAGGAGATGCGCCAGATCGTGGGCGCCCGGCCCTACACGTCGCTCACGGATTTCTGGTCCCGTGCGAACGTCTCGGAACCCGTCGTGGAGCGGCTCATCCTGGCCGGCGCGTTCGACCGCCTCTACGGCATCGGACGGCGCGCCCCCGTTCAGCGGCGCACCCAGGTGACCCGGCGCGACCTCCTGCTGGCGCTGGCAGACCTCCACCGCGAACGCCGCGCCGACAGCCGGGTGGGGGCGCTGCAGGGCGCGTTCAGCTTCGGCGACGAGGAGGCCGAACCCACCGCGGACGTGGTGCCCACCGGCTTGGCGGAGATGGACGACGAGCAGCGGCTCAAGGCCGAACTCGAGATCCTCGGGCTGGATGCCAGCCACCACATCATGGAGCGCTACCTTCCGTTGCTGCGCGCCATCGGTGCGGCCAGCTCCCGCACGCTGCTGCAGCGCCGTAACCGCGACGAGGTGCTCGTCGCGGGGGTGAAGGTGGCCACCCAGACCCCTCCGGTGCGCTCGGGCCGGCGGGTGATCTTCCTCACCCTCGACGACTCCACCGGCCCGGTGGACACCACCTTCTTCGAGGACGTCCAAGGCCCGTACGCGGCCACGGTGTTCGCGTCGTGGATCCTGTTGGTGCGGGGACTCATCCGGCGCACCGGCACCCGCGGCCTCTCCATCCGAGCCACCGGCGCCTGGGACCTGAGCACCCTGGACGCGGCCTGGCGTGCTGCGCTGGACCAGGGGGCGACAGAGGCTGAGGCAGTCGCCGCTGTGACGGCCATCCTCGACGAGGTGCCCGAGGGCTACTCGTTGGTGGGGGAGTGGAAGCCTGCTGAGAAACCCCAAGCCGCGCCAGAGCCCCCGCTCCCGGCCGACGGCGAGGAACCGCCGCCGGATCCGCAGAACCACACCCGTGCCGGCGGGATGGGTCGGAGACGGGTGCTGGTGCATGCCAGCGGGTTCAAGCAGTCCCCCTACTCAGACATCAAACCGGCGGGCACCGGTGCCGCGGATGCCCCGCGCAAACTGTGGCACTCCAGCCCCGGAAGCTCAGGAAGGTGA
- a CDS encoding DUF6504 family protein, translating to MRRYDDPIFVLFREEPRQFIWRDRLLLVKEVQARWSRATPWWAGQQARAARGESVDRAVGSDLLGELEVWRVEAGNGRHRGVYELARTVGAENWVLQAVLD from the coding sequence ATGCGCAGGTACGACGACCCCATTTTCGTGTTGTTCAGAGAAGAGCCCAGACAGTTCATCTGGCGCGACAGGCTGTTGCTGGTCAAAGAGGTGCAGGCCCGGTGGAGCCGCGCCACGCCGTGGTGGGCGGGGCAGCAGGCTCGCGCCGCCCGCGGCGAGAGCGTCGACCGGGCGGTGGGGTCGGATCTCCTCGGAGAGTTGGAGGTCTGGCGCGTCGAAGCGGGCAACGGACGCCACCGGGGCGTCTACGAACTGGCCCGTACCGTCGGCGCGGAGAACTGGGTGCTCCAGGCGGTGCTCGACTGA
- a CDS encoding cytochrome c biogenesis CcdA family protein: MTIGYAGAFLGGIAAILSPCAALVLPAFFAYAFGDQRARLIGRTALFYVGLLLTLVPLGLAAGALGGLLTRHRDTLALVGGIVLILFGLIMALGIRLPIPGLAQRGDPKGPIGAVLLGMTYGLAGACTGPLLGAVLTVAAVGGNAVRGGLLLALFGAGMVVPLVILALLWDRLRLGERLRPRPVRIGPFTTSSLGLVSGLLFIGVGVLFITTDATAGIGGILDATQQFHLESWLREVGLRIPDLAVVGAVVVVAGLLLWGWLRRPTRP, from the coding sequence ATGACGATCGGCTATGCGGGGGCGTTCCTCGGCGGCATCGCGGCGATCCTCAGCCCCTGCGCGGCGTTGGTGCTGCCCGCCTTCTTCGCCTATGCCTTCGGGGATCAGCGGGCCCGGCTCATCGGGCGCACCGCGCTGTTCTACGTGGGCCTGCTGCTGACGCTCGTCCCGCTGGGGCTGGCTGCCGGGGCGCTGGGCGGCCTGCTCACCAGGCACCGCGACACCCTCGCACTCGTCGGTGGCATCGTGCTCATCCTCTTCGGCCTCATCATGGCGCTGGGCATCCGGCTGCCGATCCCCGGGCTCGCGCAGCGTGGCGACCCCAAGGGCCCCATCGGGGCGGTGCTGCTCGGTATGACCTATGGCTTGGCCGGCGCCTGCACCGGGCCGCTGCTGGGCGCGGTGCTCACCGTCGCGGCGGTGGGCGGCAACGCCGTGCGGGGCGGCCTGCTGCTCGCGCTGTTCGGCGCGGGGATGGTGGTGCCGCTGGTGATCCTGGCGCTGCTGTGGGACCGGCTGCGGCTGGGGGAGCGGCTCAGGCCCCGCCCGGTCAGGATCGGCCCGTTCACCACCTCTTCGCTGGGTCTCGTTTCCGGCCTGCTGTTCATCGGCGTCGGGGTGCTGTTCATCACCACGGACGCGACCGCGGGCATCGGCGGCATCCTCGACGCGACGCAGCAGTTCCACCTCGAGTCCTGGCTGCGCGAGGTGGGTCTCCGGATCCCCGACCTCGCCGTCGTCGGGGCCGTGGTGGTGGTGGCGGGTCTGCTGCTGTGGGGTTGGCTGCGCCGGCCGACGCGGCCCTAG
- a CDS encoding thioredoxin domain-containing protein: MNSPPQTGRMTMTKDKWIVLSLFLVLVVALIAFSQTRPLEQSAAPAAVPGAEAPAAGTPTTEAPVAELPATEAPAQEDPAAAPPPEEGTDAGADQAGYEQWVRDEFPRRLEGDPMAMGALDAPVVLTEWADYRCPFCSVFAEETLPLLQKYIDDGTLRIEFRDLALFGDESVKAATAARAAGLQGKYFEFQHAIFAATPNQGHPDIPDDLVMGIVADLGLDAAQFEADWAQPALRQAVLTDSQEAQGMGVSATPAFVVGTQFFTGAQPIAEFERVIEAEAAKLG, translated from the coding sequence ATGAACAGCCCCCCGCAGACCGGACGCATGACCATGACGAAGGACAAGTGGATCGTGCTGAGCTTGTTCCTGGTGCTGGTGGTCGCGCTGATCGCGTTCTCGCAGACTCGGCCGCTCGAGCAGAGCGCGGCTCCCGCGGCGGTCCCCGGCGCTGAGGCGCCGGCGGCCGGCACTCCCACCACGGAGGCTCCGGTGGCGGAACTGCCGGCCACGGAGGCTCCCGCCCAGGAGGATCCGGCCGCCGCCCCGCCGCCGGAGGAGGGCACCGACGCCGGTGCCGACCAGGCCGGGTACGAGCAGTGGGTGCGCGATGAGTTCCCCCGCCGCCTGGAGGGTGACCCCATGGCAATGGGCGCACTGGACGCCCCCGTCGTGTTGACCGAGTGGGCCGATTACCGCTGCCCGTTCTGCTCCGTCTTCGCCGAGGAGACGCTGCCCCTGCTGCAGAAGTACATCGACGACGGCACGCTCCGCATCGAGTTCCGCGACCTGGCGCTGTTCGGCGACGAGTCGGTCAAGGCCGCCACGGCGGCGCGCGCTGCCGGCCTGCAGGGGAAGTACTTTGAGTTTCAGCACGCCATCTTCGCCGCCACCCCGAACCAGGGACACCCCGACATCCCCGACGATCTGGTGATGGGCATCGTCGCAGACCTGGGCCTCGACGCGGCCCAGTTCGAGGCCGACTGGGCGCAGCCCGCACTGCGCCAGGCCGTGCTCACGGATTCGCAGGAGGCGCAGGGCATGGGTGTGTCGGCCACGCCGGCCTTCGTCGTCGGCACCCAGTTCTTCACCGGCGCGCAGCCGATCGCCGAATTCGAGCGCGTCATCGAGGCCGAGGCCGCCAAGCTCGGATGA
- a CDS encoding UvrD-helicase domain-containing protein gives MTTTSRADLEREIALEQAHVDRVYANLTTATASAKNLAQQGREIFISDRTDFLREEDGTALFERDAFAYQAAKRLAILDAEHEGLVFGRIDLTTDEVRYIGRIGVRDEDYEPLVIDWRAPAAEPFYRATPAEPMKVIRRRVLRCRDDKVVGLEDDLLDSSAATDLPILGEGALMAALSRARGRTMRDIVATIQAEQDEAIRAPYQGVTIIAGGPGTGKTVVALHRAAYLLYTNRARLEKGGVLVVGPSSVFMNYIERVLPSLGEDSVTLKAIGSVASDVLGFSTERVDQAAAATIKGSLAMQKVLKHLVRAPLPEHDVDSVRVTVKGEVLGLGARELHRIREQVLSSVKLNKGRRMATDLVAAALIRKFPGDVEIEPQELEAQVREHPSLHAFMPRWWPLLSATRVLARLADPAVVAEVAAGELDEDQRACLVSSYRWLEAADEGDEIVRGWSVADIALLDELIHILGVPPEDVDKEPDVFLEGGAVAEVLTTADLLRHERHVDPDEDPHNTYAHILVDEGQDVTPMQWRMLRRRGPQSSWTIVGDPAQSSYPNQEETSRALNEVVGRAASRTFTLSTNYRSPSEVFEFAAKVITKVFPDADLPKAVRSTGVEPSVEATTTEALPRALREHLLSVAAKVNGTIGVIVPPSRLRAVQLGVFQDPRLAAFEDRLIVVTALQAKGLEYDGVLVVSPDEIIAESPGGARVLYVALTRATQKMITLDVDTSQWRALLD, from the coding sequence TTGACCACCACATCGCGCGCTGACCTGGAACGCGAAATCGCCCTGGAACAGGCTCACGTCGACAGGGTCTACGCCAATCTGACCACCGCGACGGCGAGCGCCAAGAACCTGGCCCAGCAGGGCAGGGAGATCTTCATCTCCGACCGCACCGATTTCCTCCGCGAGGAGGACGGCACGGCGTTGTTCGAGCGCGACGCGTTCGCCTACCAGGCCGCCAAGCGGCTGGCGATCCTCGACGCGGAACACGAAGGCCTCGTCTTCGGACGCATCGACCTCACCACCGACGAGGTCCGCTACATCGGCCGCATCGGCGTGCGCGACGAGGACTACGAACCGCTGGTGATCGACTGGCGCGCGCCCGCGGCCGAACCGTTCTACCGCGCCACGCCGGCCGAACCCATGAAGGTCATCCGCCGGCGCGTGCTGCGCTGCCGCGACGACAAGGTGGTCGGCCTCGAGGACGACCTGCTGGATTCGTCTGCCGCGACCGACCTGCCCATCCTCGGTGAAGGCGCCCTGATGGCGGCCCTCAGCCGGGCCCGGGGCCGCACCATGCGCGACATCGTGGCCACCATCCAGGCCGAACAGGACGAGGCGATCCGCGCGCCGTACCAGGGGGTCACGATCATCGCCGGCGGCCCCGGCACCGGCAAGACCGTGGTCGCACTGCACCGCGCCGCCTACCTCCTCTACACCAACAGGGCGCGGCTCGAGAAGGGCGGCGTGCTCGTCGTCGGCCCCTCCAGCGTCTTCATGAACTACATCGAGCGGGTGCTGCCCAGCCTCGGTGAGGACTCCGTGACGCTGAAGGCCATCGGTTCGGTGGCCTCCGACGTGTTGGGCTTCAGCACGGAACGCGTCGACCAGGCGGCAGCCGCCACCATCAAGGGGTCGCTCGCGATGCAGAAGGTCCTCAAGCACCTCGTGCGCGCCCCGCTGCCGGAACACGACGTGGACTCCGTGCGGGTCACGGTCAAGGGTGAAGTGCTCGGGCTGGGCGCGAGGGAACTGCACCGGATCCGCGAACAGGTGCTCTCCAGCGTCAAGCTCAACAAGGGCCGCCGCATGGCGACCGACCTGGTCGCGGCGGCACTCATCCGCAAGTTCCCGGGCGATGTGGAGATCGAGCCACAGGAACTGGAGGCACAGGTGCGCGAACACCCCAGCCTCCACGCCTTCATGCCCCGGTGGTGGCCACTGCTCAGCGCGACGCGGGTACTGGCCCGACTGGCCGACCCCGCCGTCGTGGCAGAGGTCGCCGCCGGCGAGCTCGACGAGGACCAGCGCGCCTGCCTCGTCTCCTCCTATCGTTGGCTCGAGGCCGCTGACGAGGGCGACGAAATCGTGCGCGGTTGGTCCGTGGCCGACATCGCACTGCTGGACGAGCTGATCCACATCCTGGGCGTGCCGCCCGAGGACGTCGACAAGGAACCCGACGTCTTCCTCGAGGGCGGCGCTGTCGCCGAGGTGCTCACGACGGCGGACCTGTTGCGGCACGAGAGGCACGTGGATCCGGATGAGGACCCGCACAACACCTACGCCCACATCCTCGTCGACGAAGGCCAGGACGTGACGCCCATGCAGTGGCGGATGCTGCGCAGACGGGGGCCCCAGTCGTCGTGGACCATCGTCGGCGACCCCGCCCAGAGCTCCTACCCCAACCAGGAGGAGACCAGCCGGGCCCTCAACGAGGTCGTGGGGCGGGCGGCCAGCCGCACCTTCACGCTCTCGACGAACTACCGCTCCCCCAGCGAGGTGTTCGAGTTCGCCGCCAAGGTCATCACGAAGGTCTTCCCGGACGCAGACCTGCCCAAGGCGGTGCGCTCCACCGGCGTGGAGCCCAGCGTCGAGGCGACAACCACGGAGGCCCTGCCACGGGCGCTGCGCGAGCACCTCCTGTCGGTCGCGGCGAAGGTCAACGGAACCATCGGCGTGATCGTCCCCCCGTCGCGGTTGCGTGCCGTGCAGCTGGGCGTGTTCCAGGATCCCCGCCTCGCGGCGTTTGAGGACCGCCTCATCGTGGTGACGGCGCTCCAGGCCAAGGGCCTCGAATACGACGGAGTGCTGGTGGTCTCGCCGGACGAGATCATCGCGGAGTCACCGGGCGGCGCCCGCGTCCTCTACGTGGCGCTGACCAGGGCGACGCAGAAGATGATCACCCTCGACGTCGACACTTCCCAGTGGCGGGCGCTGCTGGACTAG